The Oceanococcus sp. HetDA_MAG_MS8 nucleotide sequence TTGCGGCCTTGGGTTACTCCCGCTGGGGCGAGTTTGAGGCTGCCCTGCAGGCGGTGCGAAGTCGGGTGCGGAGTCATTTCCTAGAGCTATTCACGCCGGTTGAAGACGCCCCCCTTCCCAAGCCTATGCAAGAGCTCATGGTCGCCTTGGAGAGCGACGATGAGCCGTCATGGCCGGCTCCATTTGCAGATTTGCGCGCAGAACTAGAAGCGCTGAAGCTGGCAGCCCAGCGTCGATTTCGTGATGCGGACGCGCAGACGGAGGCTTTTGAGTTAGCCCTGCGCCTGCTGGATCAAGCCCCAGATGACGCCACCGGACGCCGAGTGCTGGCGCTGGTGACGGCGATTTGCGGGCGCCCCCAGTATCTGAGCTTGTTACGCAAGCATCCGGAGGCGCGCCGCGAACTACTCTGGCTTTGCCAGCACAGCGGAACCATTGCTGCCGAGCTGGTTCAGCATCCGTCCTTATTGGTGGAACTATGCGATGTTCGCACCCTCTATGCTCCGCCAACCCGCGAGGCACTGCGCCAACATATCCAAAGGCAGATCAGTGCCTGCGACACGGAGGATGATGAGGCGGTATTGGAGCAGCTGCGGAGGATTCGGCATGCTGTGGGCTTGCGCATTGCCGCGGCTGATGTGGCGCATGCCTTGCCGCTGATGCGCGTGTCGGACCAGCTCACTGAGTTGGCCGAAGAGGTTGTTCGCGCGGCCTTGCATTGGGCCCAGGCGCGTATGCGCCAGCGTTGGCCCAAGCTGGGCGCTTTACCATTTGCCGTCGTGGCCTACGGCAAATTAGGCGGGATGGAGCTGTCCTACAGCTCAGATTTGGACTTGGTCTTCGTATACCGCGACGGGCCTATTCCGGGTGTGGACCAAGACCCGCAATTGTTCTTTACGCGACTTGCGCAAAAACTCATCTCTGCCCTGGCCACGCAAACTGCGGCAGGTCGCTGTTATGAGGTGGACATGCGTTTGCGCCCGAATGGCAATGCTGGCTTATTGGTGACGTCGTTGTCGGCCTTTGCCCGTTACCAGCAAGAGTCGGCATGGACCTGGGAGCACCAGGCCTTGGTGCGTGCCCGCCCCATCGTAGGGCAGGCTGAGGTGATTGCGAGTTTTAATGAGCTGCGCCTGGACATTCTGGGCCGGCGTCGAGATCACGCAGCATTGCTCCAAGATATTCAGGACATGCGTGCACGCATGCTCAAAGACAAGCCCATCACCAAGGACTTCGATGACAAGCAGTCACCTGGAGGGCTGGTCGATATCGAGTTCTATTCCCAGTGGTTGGTATTAGCCCATGCTGCGCAGTGGCCGGCACTGTCGCGCTTTGGCGATGTGTTACGCATTCTAGAGTCGGCGGCTGCCGCCGACCTCATCGAGCCCGATACCGCCGACACTTTGGCGCAGCGCTACCGCCTACTGCGTGAACGAATCCATGCGCAATCCTTGCAGAGCCCGGAGCAAGCGCAGCAGCAATTGCCAGCGCTGCCCTTGCTGCAGAGCTTTTTTGGTCGCCAAGCATCGACGAGCTAACGCGGTGTGTACCGCCGGATGAGCCACTGGCCATAGCGGCGCAGGCAAAGTTTGGTGTAGCCGCTTAGCCAGCAGCGCTGCGGTGGGCAGGCCTTTCACGTGGCTGCCATCTTTGTCCTCCAAGCTATCCCTGTAGTTGCTTTTGGGCCATGGCTTGGCAGCGGCTCATGGTGGAACATCACTGTGCCTATCACTCAGATGTGGCGCGCCACGCTGCGGTCTGAACTTCAGTTGGGAGAAGCTTGTATGGCGCGTCGCGTCTTATTGCTGCACAACACGCCCAAAGCCAGGCGTTACTTTCGCACGCTGCAGTCCGGCATCGATGAGCTGGATATCCATACGGCAGCTATTGGTATTCGTTGGCAGGGGGCGGCCAACTGTTTGCCAGCGGCGTGTGTGGATGAGGTGTGTGACTACACCATGCGCCGCAAGTGGGCACGCGAGCGAATTCCGTCTTGGCGGCTGCGCGCGCTTGAGCACAGTCATCGGCGTGTGGCGCGTTGGCACATCAATGACGTATGGCGACGGATCGAGTCCCTGAAGCCCGATGCCGTCGCTGTGTGGGGAGGGCAGTCAGTCGATGTGGCCTCAGCACTATTCGCAGCGGATCGTCTAGGCGTAGAGCGCTATATCTTTGAGTGCGGATTGTTGCCGAATACCACCACTTGCGACCCGGTGGGGGTCAACGCAGATAATTCCATTCCTCAGGACCCGCAGTTTTACGCGCGCTATAACAAGTCCGCCGCCTGGCCCCAGAATTTATTGCCAAGACCATCTAGGCGTCGCGTTGACGCCGCGCAGCGCCTGCCCAAACGTTATCTCTTTATTCCTCTGCAAGTGCGCTTGGATAGCCAGGTACTTTTGTATTCCCCCTGGATTCGCAACATGCGCCATTTGGTGCAGGTGGTCTTGGAAGCCGCCCGTGATGGTTTGCAGCACAGTGATGTGGAGCTGGTTTTCAAACGTCACCCGAGTTGCACCCAGGATTACGCCGACCTCGAGCGCCTGTTCCAGGCCTTGGGCTGCGCACGATTTGCAGATGGCAATAGCACGCAAGAGCTGATCGATCACGCCTTGGGCGTGGTGACCATCAACTCTACGGTGGGCTTGGAAAGTGTGTTGCTGAACCGGCCGGTGATGACGCTCGGACGCGCCTGCTACGCCATTCCCGGGGTGGCGGCGCAGGCCCGAAGCGTTGCGGAGCTTGCGCAATGGATGCGTATGGCTGACGCCGGTGAGCTGCCTGCCGCGACTCACCGCGAAGCCTTTATCAACTATTTGCTGAATGATTACTGCATTCCCGCACACCATAAGGCGCCCACTCAGGAGCATTTCCGCCGCTTGAGCGAGCGATTGAAACAGCATCCTGGAGCCAGGCGGCGCGCGCAGCCCGCAGCTCAACGCTGGCAATGGAGTTGGAACCTTGGCTGAGGCACCGCGCCATATTTGCTTGCTGCGTTTGTCAGCTTTGGGCGACGTCACCCACATGCTGCCGGTGGTGCATAGCTTGCGTAAGCATTGGCCGCAGACTCGCATCACTTGGATCATCGGGAAGCATGAGCACCGCTTAATGCAGGCCTTAGCCGATGTGGAATTCCTGGTGTTGGATAAGGCTGCCGGATGGCGAGGCTACCGGCAGCTCTACGCACAGTTGGCTGGACGGCGTTTTGACCTGCTGCTGCTCATGCAGGTGAGCATGCGGGCTCATATTGCCAGTCTAGGGGTACGCGCCCAGCGCCGAATTGGCTATGACGCGGTGCGAGGGCGAGACCTGCATGGCCTGTTTGTAGACGAGCGTATTCCGTTCATTGATCGCCAGCATGTGCTTGAAGCCCAATTGGGGTTCTTGCGCTATCTCGGGCTGCCGGAGCCTGTACTGAGTTGGTCTATCCCCATTAGCGACGCTGAGCGGCAGTGGGCCGCTGACAAACTTCCAGGTACGCAGCCCACATTACTGCTGGCTCCGGCCTCTAGCGTGGCTCTGCGCAATTGGAGCGTAAAAGGCTACTCAGGGCTGGTGGATTATGCGCTGGAGGAACTCGGTCTGCGCGTCGTGATTTGTGGTGGGCCCAGCGCCGGTGAGCGGCAGCTAGCCGATCGCATTCTGGCTGAATGTCGGAGTCAACAGTCCCCCCTGGATTTGGTCGGTCAGGACACCTTGCCGCAGCTTTTAGCGCTGATGGAACGCAGTACGGTGGTGGTGGGACCGGACTCTGGTCCAGCGCATATGGCTGCGCTGGCCGGAACGCCAGCGATTGGTTTGTATGGTTTGAGTAACCCGCAGCGTTGCGGGCCTTATCGTTGGCGTCAATACTGCGTAGACGCCTATCCACGCGCCTTGCAGGCGGTGATGGCGAAGTCGGTGGAGCAGGTGCCCTGGGGAACGCGGGTGGAGTCCGAGCAGGCCATGGCCTGCATCACTGTGGAGGAAGTCTGCGCGCGTCTGCGGCAAGTCTGTACCGCGCGCTTAGCAGGCGCCGCCTAATCCGTACTAGCCATGGCCTGCGGTGGATAGGCTGAGTTGTTGCCAGGCCTGCTGCACCTCAGCGACGGAGATGTCGGCCATGCTTTGCGAAGATGCCTGCAGGGGAATGACCGCAGCGGGGCCCGTATAGGGTTGCCACAGTGCCGGGTCCTTGTCGGCAAAAAGGACCACCGTCGGGCATCCGGCGGCAGCTGCCGCGTGGGCAGGGCCGGTATCTACACTGATGAGGCCTTGGGCTTTCTCCAGCAGCGCCAGCAGTCGGGGTATGGGCAAATCGCGGGCGAGGTTATGCACTCTGGGATGGTTGCAGGCCGCGCTCAAGCGATCGATGTATTCGGCTTCTTCAGGCGACCCACAAAACAGCACCTGGGCCTGTGGGTGCTGGGTGCAGAGCCATTGCGCCACGGCGACCCAATAGTCGTCCGGCCAAAATTTAGGGTTGCTCTGACGTTCGGCGCGACCGCGCCGCATGGTGCGTTTGTTGCCGGGCTGAATCAGCAGCAGCTCGGCCTGCTGCCAGCCACGAGCCTGCACCCATTGCTGAAAATCCTCGCGGGCCGCGCCGGAGGCCGGTAGCCAACCCTGGTGGGTGTAGGTATGGGCAATACCCGGCTCCCAGCGCTGCCCATAGCATAGGCAGGCTAAACGCAACCATCGCTGCACCCAGTGCTCTCCCGCCTGGATGGGCAGATCTCCGGCCCAAAACATCTCATCGGGGCCATAGCCGGCGCGCTCGACCAGCCAACGTGACTTGGGCTCGGTTTCGCAGATGATTACCGGCCTGGGGTGCTGGGTTTTGAGCCATTGGACGAGCTCTTGCTGGCTGCGATTGAAAAGATAAGGCGTCTTGCGGCTGCTGAGTAGGTGCAGCTGGTTGACCGAGTCCACGCCCGATAGCAAGGGCTTGGTCCAGCCTCCAGATCCAATAATGTCCACCGGCGCGCCCGTGGTTGCGGCCAACCAGTTGAGCATGGGGACGAGCATGACCATGTCGCCCAAGGCGCCAAAGCGCATGACAATGGGGGCATCGGTGGAAGCAAAGGGCAGCATCGACTAAAGGGCTTTGCAGGCAAAAGTAAGGCGCACAGTATGCATGGCCAGGCTGTCATCGTTGTGTTGGCCAGCGGCCCGATAACCAGGGCGAGCGTAGTTCTAGCGGTAACTGCTGCGGGCGCTGCTTGGGCTGCCTCAGGGCTGAACATAGGCGAGTTTGTTTCAGGTTTGCGCCGGACCAGCCGCGCCGGACCAGCCCCGCTGGAACAGCCCCGAAGCCCAGGCCACGTCAGCAAGCAGCGTTAGTCGTGGGATACTACGATCTCAGGGGCTTTGTTGATTATCCAGCGCAGCTTGCATCCGCTGAGCTTGCTTGTGTTGGTGCACAAGGCTCTGATCGCAGCCACAGACCCAGCAACCTTCTTATGCAGACCTCTACCAGCCCTCAGCAGATTGGCGTGGTGATTACCACTTACAACGCGCCGCTCTGGTTAGAAAAGGTGCTCATCGGCTATGAGCAGCAAACCGACACCCACTTCAAGGTGTTTGTGGCTGATGACGGTTCTGGGCCGGAGACGGCCGCGCTTATCGAGCGTTTTCAAGGCCGGCGCAAGCTCTCAATTGTTCATGTTTGGCATGAGGACCAGGGCTTTAGGAAGTGCCAAATCCTGAATAAAGTGATTGCGCAGACGGATTGTGATTACCTGATCTTTACCGACGGGGACTGCATTCCAGAGCCCGACTTTGTGGCGACCCATCGCCGTCTTGCCAAGCCCGGCTGGTTTCTGTCTGGGGGCTATATCAAGCTCACCATGCCGGTGTCTGAGCAGATTAGCGAAGAGGATATCTGCGCAGGGCGCTGCTTTGATGCTGATTGGTTGGTGGCTCAGGGGCAGCCGCGCAACCGTCGCTTATGGAAGTTGACGCGCTCCACATTCTGGAAAACTTGGCTGAACCGCCTCACTCCGGCCAATGCCAGTTGGAATGGAATGAACAGCTCTACCTGGACCGAGGACCTCAAAGCCGTGAATGGCTTTAACGAGGACATGCAGTACGGTGGCCTGGACCGTGAGCTGGGTGAGCGCTTGTGGAATTATGGCCATCAATCCCAGCAAATTCGCTACAGCACCGTGTGTCTGCACCTCGATCATGCCCGGGGTTATTCCAAGGCCCATATTCGCGCGCGCAACGACGCCATTCGTAAGGCGGTCAAAAAGAACAAAACGGTGCGTGCGGCGAATGGCATCCACAAGCTGCAAGACAGCACAGCATGAGCACGGAGCAGCCCGCCCGCCAACGCATCTTGGTGGTGGTGCACTCGCTGAAGATGGGGGGCATGGAGAGGGTGGCCGTGGACCTGGCGGATGCGCTGGCGCGCGCCGGTCACGACAGTCACCTCATGACCTGTCGCACACGACCTCGGGTTTTGGCGCCGCGCGAGCCCGCTGTGCAGATCCACGTACACGACAAGATCCGTCGCTTATGGGCTTCGGGCCTGGGTGGGCTGTTCTTCCTGCTGTCACGCCTACTGCTAGGCGTGCTGATTCCGAAATCGCATTTTATGTGGGTGGGCTGGTGGTCTGGCTTGGTGCTGCGTGCCCATGTGCGCGCTTTGGAAAAAGAGTTCGGGCGCTTCGATCAGATTATTTTTCGCGGGGTCGGCACTTTCAAAACTTTTTGGGGTTGGCGCGACCCCCGGCTGCGCTATGTGTTGGAAAACATTGTTCAGGATCGTCAGGCAGCTTGGTTTCATCGCGTGGAGGCCCGTTTGCTGTATCACCGGCGGCACCTGGTTGCGGTGAGTACAGGTGTGGCGGAGTCGGCACAAAGCTTCTTTGACAAATACAAGGCTCAGCCCGCTAGTTTGCGGGTGATTACCAACTATTGCGCAGCGGAGGAGATTTATCAGCAGTCCTTGGTGGCAGAGCCAGACCTTCCCTCGCGCCCCTATATCTTGAATGTGGCGAGGTTGGTGCCGCAAAAAGGGCAGGAGCGCCTGCTCCGAGCCTATGCCCAAGCACAGCCAGCTGAGGATTTGGTCATCGTCGGTGATGGCCCCTTGCGTCAAAAGCTACACGCCCTGGCGCGGGACTTGGGTGTGGCAGAACGAGTGATTTTCGCGGGCCAGCGGCAAAACCCTTATCCCTGGATGCGGCAGGCACGCCTCTTCGTGCTCAGCTCGATATACGAGGGCTTGGGGGTGGTGTTAACCGAGGCTCTGGCCTGCGGCACGCCACTTTTGGCTGTCGACTGCCCTGGGGGCGTCCGCGATGTTTTTCACGGCCCTTTGCGAGCCTGGCTGGTGGCCGACTCGGAGCAGGCCTTGGCCCAGGGCCTACGGGAGCGGCTGCAACAGCCGCGAGAAGCGGTAGACCCGGCTTGGCTAGAGCCGTTTTCGGAAGGCGCCGTGGTTAAGGAATATCTGAACGGCCCCGCTTAGGCGGGGACAGAGTGGCTCAGCACAAGCTACCATTACGGGTTTAAGGAAACCCTGGTGTGGCGACGGCCCGCACTAGCTGAGCACCGGTAGAAGAGAGAGTCATGGCACTTACGACGATGGCGGACCGCGACGGCCTCATTTGGTACGACGGCAAGATGGTGGAATGGCGCGATGCCACCACCCATGTTTTGACGCACACGCTGCACTACGGGGCGGGTGTCTTTGAGGGTGTGCGCGCCTATGCAACGCCCCAGGGAGCCGCGATCTTTCGCCTACAAGAACACACCGACCGACTGTTCAACTCGGCCAAGATTCTGGGGATGGAGATTCCCTTCACCAAGGATGAGGTGAATGCGGCGCAGATTGCTGCCGTGCGAGACAACAAGCTCGAGTCGGCCTACATGCGTCCTATGGCCTTCTACGGCTCTGAAGGGATGGGGCTGCGGGCCGACAATTTGCAAGTCCACCTCATTGTGGCTGCCTGGACTTGGGGGACTTATTTGGGCGACGAGAGCATGGAACGCGGCATCCGCATTCGCACCAGCTCCTACGCTCGGCATCACCCCAACGTCACCATGTGCCGAGCCAAAGCCAACGGCAACTACATTAACTCCATGCTGGCTTTGAATGAGGCGCTGCGTGATGGCTACGACGAGGCATTGCTCCTGGACGTAGACGGCTATGTGGCCGAGGGCTCCGGTGAGAACATTTTTATGGTGGTCGACGGCAAGCTGTATACGCCCACCTTACTTTCCGCCCTGGACGGGATTACCCGCCGCACCATTTTCACTCTGGCTGAAGAAGCCGGCATTGAAGTGCTGGAAAAACGCATCACCCGCGACGAGCTCTATGTGGCGGATGAGGCTTTCTTTACTGGAACCGCTGCAGAAGTCACGCCGATCCGAGAAGTGGACGGGCGCACCATTGGCAGTGGCGCCCGTGGCCCTGTCACAACCCAATTACAGCAGCGCTATTTCGACATAGTGAAAGGGCAGACCGACGATTACGCGCACTGGCGTACCGTTGTCGCCTAAGGAGTACTCCCATGGATCAACTGATGGCCCCGGTATCACCGGGCGAACTGCTGGACAAGATCACCATTTTGGAGATTAAGTCCGAGCGCATCTCCGACCCGCAAAAAAACGCCAATGTGCGTACAGAGCTGAATTTGCTCAATGCCATTTGGGCTGAAGGTGTGCCTGCGGAGATTGACCTCAGTGCTCAGCGTGCGGCGCTCAAAGCCGTGAATGAGAAGCTTTGGGTGATTGAAGACGATATTCGTGAGGAAGAGCGCGCCAAACGCTTCGAACAACGCTTTATCGATTTGGCGCGCAGCGTATATGTCACCAATGACGAACGAGCACGGATTAAAAAAGAAATCAATCTAGCCCTGGGCTCGGTCATCGTCGAAGAAAAGTCCTACTCAGATTACGCCTAGGTCCGCGCGGTGTCCGCTAGCGTTCACCGCCAGCTGGGCGACTGTGAGCTGCTTTTCGATCCGCAGCTTTGGGCCGAGCCTGATGTCGCGCTGGTAGACCCTCAGTATTGGCAGCAAGCGCGCAGCGCCGGTGAGGGGCGAGGCTCTGCGCGGTTGGTGCAGGGGCCGGCCGGGGAGTCATGGGTGCTGCGCGAGTTTTTGCGCGGCGGCTTGCCGGGGCGCTTGGTGCGTCGCCGATATGCCTGGCCGGGCCTGCGCCGCACCCGCCCCTGGCGTGAGTTCCATCTGCTTCAGAACATGGTCGAAGAAGGGCTTCCTGTGCCGCGGCCGGTCGCAGTCGCCGTATGGCGGCAGCCACTGAGTTATCGGGGTAGTTTGCTGATGCAGGCTGTAGAGCGCAGTCAGTCCCTGGCCGACTGTTTGCAGCGTGGCCTTTGGCGGGAGGCCGACACTCAGGCCTTGGACGCTCTATTGGATCGCTTTGCGTGGGCGGGGTATTGGCATGCTGACCTCAACGCACGCAATGTACTGCGGGATGACCAAGGCCAACTCTGGTTGATTGATTGGGACCGTGGCCGGGCCCAGCAACCAGCGGCGCGTTGTCGTCAAAATCGCGCGAGATTGCTGCGCTCGCTGCATAAAATTGCCACCAATGAGAATTGGTCGGGGGTGAATTTAAGCGGTTTGGAGACCATCCTGACCCCGTTTACATGAGACGCTCTCCAGCCACATGTGGATGCGTAGATGGGGCTAAGCGATGCAGCCTGCCGCCTTAATTCCGATAGAGGTCCTCACCCGGCAGCCCCTTGAACTTACGGTGCATCCAGAGGTACTGCTCGGGTTTTACACGGATGGCGTCTTCGAAGAGTTTGTTGGTCTGGGCGGCATCGGCTTCATCATCTCCGCTGGGGATGCCAGGCATCGCGGGTTGCAGCACCAGACGCCATAAAGGCCCGCCATCGGGATGTTGCTCGCGGTACATGAAGAACGGCACTACCGGCGCGCCTGTCATCCTCGCGAGGCGGCTGGTGGCAATGTTAGTGATGGCGGGATGGCCGAAGAAGGGCAGCACCGCACTAAATTTCATCCGTCGGCTTTGGTCTGGTGCGTACCACACAATTTTGCCGGCTTTGAGCGCGCGCAGCATCCCACGGACATCATTGAAGGGGATCGTTTGTACGTCCGCGTGAGTATCTCGGCCATGCTGCATCACAGTGCGAAAGACTGGATTGCGATGTGGTTTATACATGGCCGTGACCGGAAACTCCTGGGATAGGATGCGCGTCGCCAGTTCCAAGGATGTGAGGTGTGCGCTAAGTAAGATAACCCCGCTGCCTTGATCCATTGCGGCGCGCAGATGTTCGGCACCTTCGATACGCGTGCGGCCGTGCAAGCTGCGCGGGCTGGCCCACCAGCACAACATCACCTCCACCATGCCCATTCCGACCGCAGCAAAGTGGTCGCGAATCATGCGTTGGCGTTGCTCTGCACTCAGTTCTGGAAAGCAGATCTCCAAGTTCACCTGAGTAATGCGGCGCCGTCGCGGCAATAGGTAGTAAGCCAATCGGCCAAGGCCCGCCCCCACGGCTAAAAAGCTACGAAGAGGAAGTAAGGCCAGTAAACGCAATAGGCCCACGACCAGCCAACTTGGCCAGTGGCGCGGATGCCACAAGGATTCAGAATCTCGGCTCACGGTAGGCTTGGGCATAATCTGGGGATGCGACTGTACCCCATCCTGGCACCAATTTTGGGCCCACTGGCCCTGCTGGCTCTGCGCTGGCTGGCGCGACGCGAGCCTGAATGGCGACATCATATGCCCCAGCGACGCGGAGAGCTTCCCGTGGTCGGCAACGCGCCGCTATGGGTGCATGCGGCCTCGGTTGGCGAGGTGCGCTCGGCTTTAGCATTGGTACGGGCATTGCGTCAGCAATACCCGCGGCGCCCCTTCTTGCTGACAGCCTTTACGCCAACCGGGATGGCGGCCTGGCAGGCTGCAAAGATTCCTAGGGCCACGGTCGCAGCATGGCCTATTGACCATGGTCCGTGGGTGCGCCGCGCTTTGGACCGGGTGCGGCCCCAGCTACTCCTGATTATCGAAACGGAAATATGGCCGCAAATGCTGCTTGCTGCACACCAGCGTCAGATTCCCGTGGTGTTTGTGAGTGCCAGGGTGCGGGCGAGTAGTGTGCGCGGCTGGAAGCGTTGGCTGGGTGCGGGGTTGATGCGTCGCTGCCTGGGGCCGGTGGCTTTACTGAGTGCGCAAACGCCGGCCGATGCAAAACGTTTTAGCCAGCTGGGGGCACAGCGGGTGGCAGCCCTGGGGAGCTTAAAATGGGATCTCGCGGCGCCTGCGCCCCAGCCCGCATGGGCGGACTGCTTAGCCAGTGTCTGTACCGGGCGGCCCGTGTGGTTGGCGGCCAGTACGCACCCCGGTGAAGAGGAGCAAGTGCTTAAAGCCCACCGGAGCTTGCGGAGAGACTGGCCGCAGGCGCTGTTGATTTTGGCACCAAGACATCCTCGCCGGGCTGCGGAGGTCACGCAGTTGGCGCAGCAGCAGGGCCTCAGCGTGGTGCGACGTTCCACCAAGCAGGCGCCGGAAGCCGCGGCGGTGTGGCTGCTGGATACTTTGGGCGAGCTGCAAGCCGTCTTTGATCAGGTCAAGGTGGTGTTCATGGGGGGATCCTTAGTGCCTATTGGCGGCCACAACTTGCTAGAGCCCGCCCGCGCGCGCTGCGCCATCATCACCGGCCCGCATTGGCGTAATGCCGAGGACGTAGGACAGGCCTTGCAAGACGCGCAAGCTTGGCTGCCTATTGAACAGGGGGGCGAGCTACCCAAGGTGATTGCTGAGCTATGGCAAAGCCCGCAGCGCGTGACTCAATTGGGGCGGGATGCTCAGGCCGTACAGCAGGCTGGAAGCGGCGCCCAATCACGCATCGTGCAGGCTTTGCGCCCTTGGCTAGATAACTAAACCCGCGTACAGCAGCCGACAACTGTGGATGCGGCCTGCTGCGTGAGTGGCGACCACGCCGATGGCAAGCTTAGGCGCGGTGGTTTAGCTCGAGAGCAGGGCGTCGATACGCTGTAAATCCTCGAAATTCAGGTCGCCTGTGGCTTGTTCTAAGCGCAGCAGGGAGAGCAAATAGTCGTATTGCGCGCGGGCGAGGTCGCGTTTGGCGCGAAACAACTCGCGCTCAGCGTCTAGCAGGTCCACATTGGTCCGCGTGCCGACTTCCAGGCCGGCTTGTACTGCGTCGCGGGCACTTTGTGCCGAGCGTACGGCTTGCTCCAAGGCTTCCACGCGTGCCCAGCCGGTCACGACTCCGTCATAAGCGTCGCGGGTCAATTGCTCCACTTCACGCCGGGTGCGTTCGGCGCGAGCGACCGCGGCAATATGCTCTGCATTGGCTTGCTGGAAGCGTGCGCGATTGCCGCCTCCGGCAAATAATGGAAGGCTGGCCTGTAGCGAAATGGTCGAAATCTCCGCTGCGCGGCCGAACTG carries:
- a CDS encoding glycosyltransferase; the encoded protein is MSTEQPARQRILVVVHSLKMGGMERVAVDLADALARAGHDSHLMTCRTRPRVLAPREPAVQIHVHDKIRRLWASGLGGLFFLLSRLLLGVLIPKSHFMWVGWWSGLVLRAHVRALEKEFGRFDQIIFRGVGTFKTFWGWRDPRLRYVLENIVQDRQAAWFHRVEARLLYHRRHLVAVSTGVAESAQSFFDKYKAQPASLRVITNYCAAEEIYQQSLVAEPDLPSRPYILNVARLVPQKGQERLLRAYAQAQPAEDLVIVGDGPLRQKLHALARDLGVAERVIFAGQRQNPYPWMRQARLFVLSSIYEGLGVVLTEALACGTPLLAVDCPGGVRDVFHGPLRAWLVADSEQALAQGLRERLQQPREAVDPAWLEPFSEGAVVKEYLNGPA
- a CDS encoding glycosyltransferase family 9 protein, whose amino-acid sequence is MLPVVHSLRKHWPQTRITWIIGKHEHRLMQALADVEFLVLDKAAGWRGYRQLYAQLAGRRFDLLLLMQVSMRAHIASLGVRAQRRIGYDAVRGRDLHGLFVDERIPFIDRQHVLEAQLGFLRYLGLPEPVLSWSIPISDAERQWAADKLPGTQPTLLLAPASSVALRNWSVKGYSGLVDYALEELGLRVVICGGPSAGERQLADRILAECRSQQSPLDLVGQDTLPQLLALMERSTVVVGPDSGPAHMAALAGTPAIGLYGLSNPQRCGPYRWRQYCVDAYPRALQAVMAKSVEQVPWGTRVESEQAMACITVEEVCARLRQVCTARLAGAA
- a CDS encoding 3-deoxy-D-manno-octulosonic acid kinase yields the protein MSASVHRQLGDCELLFDPQLWAEPDVALVDPQYWQQARSAGEGRGSARLVQGPAGESWVLREFLRGGLPGRLVRRRYAWPGLRRTRPWREFHLLQNMVEEGLPVPRPVAVAVWRQPLSYRGSLLMQAVERSQSLADCLQRGLWREADTQALDALLDRFAWAGYWHADLNARNVLRDDQGQLWLIDWDRGRAQQPAARCRQNRARLLRSLHKIATNENWSGVNLSGLETILTPFT
- a CDS encoding glycosyltransferase family 9 protein, giving the protein MLPFASTDAPIVMRFGALGDMVMLVPMLNWLAATTGAPVDIIGSGGWTKPLLSGVDSVNQLHLLSSRKTPYLFNRSQQELVQWLKTQHPRPVIICETEPKSRWLVERAGYGPDEMFWAGDLPIQAGEHWVQRWLRLACLCYGQRWEPGIAHTYTHQGWLPASGAAREDFQQWVQARGWQQAELLLIQPGNKRTMRRGRAERQSNPKFWPDDYWVAVAQWLCTQHPQAQVLFCGSPEEAEYIDRLSAACNHPRVHNLARDLPIPRLLALLEKAQGLISVDTGPAHAAAAAGCPTVVLFADKDPALWQPYTGPAAVIPLQASSQSMADISVAEVQQAWQQLSLSTAGHG
- a CDS encoding branched-chain amino acid transaminase, whose translation is MALTTMADRDGLIWYDGKMVEWRDATTHVLTHTLHYGAGVFEGVRAYATPQGAAIFRLQEHTDRLFNSAKILGMEIPFTKDEVNAAQIAAVRDNKLESAYMRPMAFYGSEGMGLRADNLQVHLIVAAWTWGTYLGDESMERGIRIRTSSYARHHPNVTMCRAKANGNYINSMLALNEALRDGYDEALLLDVDGYVAEGSGENIFMVVDGKLYTPTLLSALDGITRRTIFTLAEEAGIEVLEKRITRDELYVADEAFFTGTAAEVTPIREVDGRTIGSGARGPVTTQLQQRYFDIVKGQTDDYAHWRTVVA
- the glnE gene encoding bifunctional [glutamate--ammonia ligase]-adenylyl-L-tyrosine phosphorylase/[glutamate--ammonia-ligase] adenylyltransferase — translated: MQDSPDYRLDLAALPSALRERSLELLAALGESAESAQAQPLLRCLLASRFVSDWARRNPAEFPALMTAAAAPSPPPQDDAGLRRYRNREMVRLACGQVLGRYTPAQIVEALSRLADQSIATMVDYHWQQLCAKKGQPVDARGRPIQPLVFALGKLGGSELNFSSDVDLVFAHSATAAAHSVAVEPLMAKLVQRVTRALSEPMEDGFVFRVDLRLRPFGSQGAPSFSLAALDSYFETHARDWERYAWQKARCVAGDVEVGESWLEGLTPFIYRRYIDFGQLAALKQMKDDIDADVRHKGREQDIKRGWGGIREMEFTVQALQLIHGGARPSLQQRSLILALTALHAEELVDTSFAQEWAQHYWFLRHVENCWQAVADAQSHVLPLEEEARQRLLAALGYSRWGEFEAALQAVRSRVRSHFLELFTPVEDAPLPKPMQELMVALESDDEPSWPAPFADLRAELEALKLAAQRRFRDADAQTEAFELALRLLDQAPDDATGRRVLALVTAICGRPQYLSLLRKHPEARRELLWLCQHSGTIAAELVQHPSLLVELCDVRTLYAPPTREALRQHIQRQISACDTEDDEAVLEQLRRIRHAVGLRIAAADVAHALPLMRVSDQLTELAEEVVRAALHWAQARMRQRWPKLGALPFAVVAYGKLGGMELSYSSDLDLVFVYRDGPIPGVDQDPQLFFTRLAQKLISALATQTAAGRCYEVDMRLRPNGNAGLLVTSLSAFARYQQESAWTWEHQALVRARPIVGQAEVIASFNELRLDILGRRRDHAALLQDIQDMRARMLKDKPITKDFDDKQSPGGLVDIEFYSQWLVLAHAAQWPALSRFGDVLRILESAAAADLIEPDTADTLAQRYRLLRERIHAQSLQSPEQAQQQLPALPLLQSFFGRQASTS
- a CDS encoding glycosyltransferase family 2 protein codes for the protein MQTSTSPQQIGVVITTYNAPLWLEKVLIGYEQQTDTHFKVFVADDGSGPETAALIERFQGRRKLSIVHVWHEDQGFRKCQILNKVIAQTDCDYLIFTDGDCIPEPDFVATHRRLAKPGWFLSGGYIKLTMPVSEQISEEDICAGRCFDADWLVAQGQPRNRRLWKLTRSTFWKTWLNRLTPANASWNGMNSSTWTEDLKAVNGFNEDMQYGGLDRELGERLWNYGHQSQQIRYSTVCLHLDHARGYSKAHIRARNDAIRKAVKKNKTVRAANGIHKLQDSTA